One Gimesia aquarii DNA segment encodes these proteins:
- the rpmB gene encoding 50S ribosomal protein L28, which translates to MGQKCDSCGKTPVVGNRVRQRGKYKYLGGNGRQTTGISKRVFKPNLQKIRVQVGGSVQTLRVCTQCIRSGRVTKAVARKPFTLPTK; encoded by the coding sequence ATGGGTCAAAAGTGTGATTCCTGTGGCAAGACTCCTGTAGTCGGTAATCGAGTTCGTCAACGTGGTAAATACAAATACCTAGGCGGTAACGGTCGTCAGACAACGGGTATTTCCAAACGAGTTTTCAAGCCGAACTTGCAAAAAATCCGTGTTCAAGTTGGAGGCAGCGTTCAAACACTACGTGTTTGTACCCAATGCATTCGATCTGGTAGAGTTACCAAAGCCGTCGCTAGAAAACCGTTTACGCTACCAACTAAATAG
- the gatC gene encoding Asp-tRNA(Asn)/Glu-tRNA(Gln) amidotransferase subunit GatC codes for MSTQLSEDDVLKVASLSRLKLSETEVHTLGKQMESVLKYIDMLNELDTKSIEPMAHAIEISNIFRNDQLQESLPRDKALSNAPQTDGNYFLVPAIL; via the coding sequence ATGAGCACTCAACTCTCAGAGGATGATGTACTTAAAGTTGCTTCACTTTCCCGACTAAAACTCTCCGAGACGGAAGTTCATACTCTGGGGAAACAGATGGAGTCCGTGTTGAAGTATATCGACATGCTAAACGAGTTGGATACCAAATCCATCGAACCCATGGCTCACGCGATTGAGATTTCCAATATCTTTCGCAATGATCAACTGCAGGAAAGCCTGCCACGAGACAAAGCGCTCTCTAATGCGCCTCAAACGGATGGAAATTACTTCCTCGTTCCCGCAATTCTCTAG
- the gatA gene encoding Asp-tRNA(Asn)/Glu-tRNA(Gln) amidotransferase subunit GatA, with amino-acid sequence MSNMSMTASKLLAKMSSGEISSEEITSACLNEIAHRDNNINAFLSVQQESALEKAREVDQKRTAGKPLGKLAGIPVALKDNICTEGVNTTCASRMLENFVPPYDAHIVERLKAADAVLIGKTNQDEFAMGSSTENSAFKTTTNPWNTAHAAGGSSGGSAAAVAAGFAPLALGSDTGGSIRQPASFCGVVGLKPTYGRVSRYGLIAFASSLDQIGPFARDVTDAALVMEIIAGKDHRDTTSLDAAVPEFTSELEQPLENLKVGYVEHLQEEGLHDEVREATLRALDVYKSLGAELVPIKLPHAKYCVATYYIIAPSEASSNLARYDGVHYGYRADHFENMIDMYAASRGEAFGDEVKRRIMLGTYSLSSGYYDAYYLKALKVRRLIRNDFEQAFQSVDIIASPVTPTPAFAIGEHVDDPLAMYLADIFTTSANLSGIPGISIPAGFSENKLPIGLQLLAPPLEEERLLRAARMFERETEWHLKHPE; translated from the coding sequence ATGTCCAACATGTCAATGACCGCAAGTAAATTGCTTGCGAAAATGAGTTCAGGTGAAATCAGCAGTGAAGAAATCACTTCTGCCTGTTTGAATGAAATCGCCCACCGAGACAACAACATCAACGCCTTTCTCTCTGTCCAGCAGGAATCTGCATTAGAGAAAGCGCGAGAAGTCGATCAAAAACGAACAGCGGGAAAGCCGCTGGGAAAGCTGGCAGGCATCCCCGTTGCACTCAAAGACAATATCTGTACCGAAGGCGTGAACACTACTTGCGCCAGTAGAATGCTGGAGAATTTCGTTCCGCCTTATGATGCCCATATTGTTGAAAGGCTGAAAGCGGCTGACGCGGTCTTGATTGGCAAAACCAATCAGGATGAATTTGCCATGGGTTCGTCAACCGAAAATTCAGCGTTCAAGACCACAACCAACCCCTGGAATACTGCCCACGCCGCCGGTGGTTCAAGTGGAGGCTCAGCAGCAGCGGTAGCCGCTGGTTTTGCGCCGCTGGCATTAGGCAGTGATACAGGTGGATCTATTCGTCAACCAGCCAGCTTTTGTGGCGTTGTTGGTTTGAAGCCTACTTATGGCCGCGTTTCTCGTTATGGATTAATTGCTTTTGCCAGTTCTCTCGATCAAATCGGCCCTTTTGCCAGAGATGTCACCGATGCCGCACTAGTGATGGAAATTATCGCAGGTAAAGACCACCGTGATACTACAAGTCTTGATGCAGCAGTTCCTGAATTTACATCGGAGTTAGAACAACCACTCGAAAATCTCAAAGTCGGATATGTCGAACACCTACAAGAAGAAGGGCTTCACGACGAAGTCAGAGAAGCGACTCTTCGTGCACTGGATGTTTATAAATCTTTGGGAGCAGAACTGGTCCCAATTAAGTTGCCGCACGCTAAATATTGTGTTGCCACTTATTACATTATCGCTCCTTCCGAAGCCTCCAGTAATCTTGCCCGTTACGATGGCGTGCATTACGGTTATCGTGCTGATCATTTTGAAAATATGATTGATATGTATGCTGCAAGCCGCGGGGAAGCATTTGGTGATGAAGTCAAACGCCGTATTATGCTGGGGACTTATTCACTCTCATCCGGTTACTACGATGCCTATTACCTCAAAGCATTGAAGGTCAGGCGATTGATTCGAAATGATTTTGAGCAGGCGTTTCAATCAGTTGATATCATCGCTTCGCCGGTAACACCCACTCCCGCTTTTGCTATCGGTGAACATGTAGATGATCCGCTGGCAATGTATCTGGCTGACATCTTTACAACCAGCGCTAATCTTTCTGGTATCCCAGGAATCTCAATTCCTGCCGGCTTCAGTGAAAATAAATTGCCGATCGGCTTACAATTATTGGCACCTCCACTGGAAGAAGAAAGACTCTTACGTGCCGCCCGCATGTTTGAGCGGGAAACAGAATGGCACTTGAAGCATCCAGAATAA